Below is a genomic region from Sphingopyxis terrae subsp. terrae NBRC 15098.
GGGCGCGCTCGGCACCCATCGCAATCTGATGAGCAATATCCTCTCGGGCGGCTTTTCGGCGGCGCGCAGCTTTCTGCGCCGCGGCGAAGCGATCCCCGATCCGCAGCCGCGCACGACGCTGACCGTCATTCCGATGTTTCACGTCACCGCCTGTTCGGCCAGCCTGATGGGCAGCATGGCGGCGGGCAACACGACGATTTTCATGCGCAAATGGGACGTGGTGCAGGCGATGGAGATCATCGCGCGCGAAAAGGTCAATGTGACCGGCGGCGTGCCGACGATCGCCTGGCAGCTGATCGAGCATCCCGACCGCGCCAATTACGACCTCTCGTCGATCGAAGCGATCGCCTATGGCGGCGCGCCGTCGGCGCCCGAACTGGTCAAGCGCATCTACGAAGAATTCGGGGCGCTGCCCGGCAACGGCTGGGGGATGACCGAAACAATGGCGACAGTGACGTCGCATTCGTCGGAAGATTATCTCAATCGTCCGACCAGCGCCGGGCCGGCGGTTGCGGTCGCCGACCTTGAAATCCGCGACGATGACGGCGTGACGGTGCTGCCGACGGGAACGGTCGGCGAGCTGTGGGCGCGCGGCCCGATGATCGTCAAAGGCTATTGGAACAAGCCCGAGGCAACGGCCGAAACCTTTGTCGACGGCTGGGTGCGCACCGGCGATCTCGCGCGCCTCGATGACGAAGGCTTCGTCTATATCGTCGACCGGGCGAAAGACATGGTGCTGCGCGGCGGCGAGAATATCTATTCGTCGGAAGTCGAAAACGCGCTCTACGAACATCCGGCGGTCACCGATTGCGCGATCATCGGCATCCCGCATCGCACGCTGGGCGAAGAACCCGCGGCGGTCGTCCATCTGGCGCCGGGGATGACGGCAAGCGAGAGCGAATTGCAGGATTGGGTGCGCGCGCGGCTCGCCGCGTTCAAGGTGCCGGTGGCGGTGCATTTCGTCGCCGACACGCTGCCGCGCAACGCCAATGGCAAGATATTGAAGAAGGATCTGAAGGCGCTGTTCGCCGACCGCGCAAGCTGACGGACGTTTTGGGACGAGCGGGGAGTGCGGCTTTGCCGCCCCCGCGACGTCTTCCGGGCAAAGGATAGGCCTTTGCCAAATTTTCTATACGATTTTCCGCTCCATGTTTGCTTGCCGCGTGGCGCGATGATCCTGCCTCTGCTGACTCTCGCAGCCTGCGGCGCACCGCATTCGCCCTCCGATCAGGCGATTGCGACCTTCTCGCTGACGACGCGCGCGGGCATTACCGATTATGCGGTCGATCCCGATCCGCTCAAACATGCCGCTGCCGGCTATTTTCGCGATGTCGCGGTGGCGGCGCCGGACGAATCGGCCGGGCAGTTTCGCGCTCGCGTCGCTACCGCCATCTATTCCGAAAAAGGCGTCCACGCGTCGCTCGGGGCAGCGGCGCAGCAGGCGATCGTGCCGCGGCTCGCGGCGCTCGATGCCGCCGCGCGGCAGGACGACCGGCAGGGTGCCGGACTCGCCGCGCTCGAAATCTATCGCGCGCTGGTCGAGGATATGGCGACGGTGTCGAAGGCGACAACGGCAATGGCGCTGATTGATTATGCGCAATTGGCCGGGGCCGCGCGTCTTGCGGCGGCGCGGCCGGACTGGTCCGGGGTCGATGCCGCGATGACAATGGCCGGCCAGCATTGGGATGACATTGCGGGCGACGTCGGCGACCCGGCGCTGGCGGGCCAGATGGGTGCAGCACTGAAGGCGGCACGGGAGGGCGCGGCGCGGCGCGACGATGCCGCCACCGAGCAGGCGTTACAGGCTGCGCGGCCGTCGATCGATCGCCTGATCGCCTATTTCAAACGGACATAGCCGAGCGGGCCGCGTGCGGCGGTCGGCGCGAGCGGCCTCGCAAGGGGCGCGAGGCGATAGCGCGCGAGATAGCCGGTATGGTCGGACAGCATGCGGCCGTCGGCGCCGCGCCCGAACGGCACCGATATGGCTTCAGCGGTGAGCGCGGCAAAGCGTGTCGATGCAAATAATTGCCAGTCCTTCGAGCGGCGAAAGCTTTCGAGCGCGGCGCGGGGGAGGCCGCTTGTGCTGCGCGAGCAGGCGTGCATCGCATCGTCGAGCGCGCCGGTGCGGCCATTTCCCCACCAGCCATCCGTTGCCGACGCGAAGGCGCGGGCGCGCGGCGCGATCTTGCCGACGTTGAAGTCACCGGCAAAGATGATCGGATAGCGATGCCATGGGCTTTGCGCCATGAACCGTCCGGCAGCGTCGAGCTGGCGGCGATAGGCATAGTCGGCGCGCTCATCCGAAACCCCCCGACGCGCCGCGCGAATTGAAATGTGCGGTGGTGACGACGACCGGCGTTGCCGCGCCCGGCACCGCGACGAGCGCCATCAATATGCCCTTGTTGGCAAGGCAGTCATAACCGGCACAGGCATAGGCCGGAAAGGGCGCGCGGCGTACCGCGAGGATCGGATAGTCCGACAGCAGTTGCAGCCCGCTGCCGAGCAGCTTGCCCGACCGCTCGCCCTTGAACCACGATGCCGAGGCAGCGAAGCGGCGGCCGGCGTCGGTTGCGGGCAGGCTGCTTCGATCGGCGGCGGCCGGGCCGTCCACGACATAGCGATAGCCGCTTTCTGCGCCGATCCGCTGGGCGGAGCGGGTGAAGGCTTCCTGCAGCACGACGATGTGCGGCTGGATTCCCGCCTGCCGCATCGCGCGCAGCCGCGCCGCGATCTGTCCGAAATCATCGCTGCGCCCCCAGGCAAGCGGCCAGGGAAGACCATGGATATTGTAGGTGAGGACACTGATCGGCGTTGCGGAGGCTGGCGACGGCGCGGCGGTGGCGGTGCAACTTGCGGCAAACGCCCCCGCCAGCGCAGCGATCCGGAGCGCGCGGCGGGACAGGATTTGGGACATGGGGCAAGACTCCCGCTACGCAATTCGACCATTGCCCCTGTCAAATGGACGACGCCGCGCGCGATTTTCCGCATCGGCACGAAAAAAGCGTCGCATTGCCGATCGATGGGCGCGATCCGATTGCGGCTTGCGCGCGGCATTGGTATGGGGCGGCGCATGATCGCCGACGGTCTGGATGGGGCGTTCCTGGCCCACCGCGCAGCGCTGGAACGTTTCGTGCGGGCCCGCTGCGGCGACGCGTCGGACGCCGAGGATATTCTGCAGGATTTGTGGATCAAGATCGGCGGGATCGCGGCGGTTCCAGACGATCCGCTCTCCTATCTCTATCGGGTCGCCGACAATCTGGTGATCGATCGCCGCCGCTCGGCGCAGCGCCGCGAGCGGCGCGACGATGCGTGGAGCGCGCTGGCAACGGGCGACGCGGGCGAGGCGTCGCCGGCTCCATCGGCCGAGCGCACGGCGATCGCGAAGAGCGAGCTTGCCCGCGTCGCGGCGCTGTTTGACGAACTGGGCGAGCCGACCACCGGCATCTTCCGCAGCTACCGCATCGATGGCACACCGCAGCGCGATATTGCCGCGCATTTCGGCCTCAGCCTGAGCGCTGTCGAAAAACATCTACAAAAGGCCTACAAGGCCGTATTGCAATTACGTGACAAACTCGATGCGGAAAATGACTGACCATACCGTCCTAGCTGCGAAGGGACGGTTTTAGGCATGGCAAACGGCGCGGCAGAAAAGGAAGCGGTGGGCTGGTTCGTCCGGCAGCGCGACCCCGCGCATGCCGATTGGCCCGCCTTCACCGCGTGGCTGGAGGCCGATCCGGCGCACGCCGCAGCCTATGACCGGGTAGCGATCGCCGATGCGGCGATGACCGAGGCCCTCGCCGCGCGCCCCTTGGCCGCGGATCGCCCCGACGCCGCGCCTGCCAACGACAATGCCCCCGGATTCTTCCGCCGCTCTGGTGCAGTCGCCGCCGCGCTGCTTGTCGCGGTGAGCGCATGGCCGGTCTACCGCGTCGCGGTGCCGACCTATGCGGTCGAGACCGCGCTCGGCGAGCAGCGCAGCGTGACGCTGGACGACGGGACGGTGATAGACTTAAACGGCGGAACGCGCGTGACACTCGACCGCCGCAATCCGCGCATCGCCACGCTCGAAAGCGGCGAGGCGGTGTTCCGCGTCACCCACGATCCGACCGATCCCTTCACCGTCGTATCGGGCGATATGCGGCTGCGCGATATCGGCACGGTCTTCAACGTCGCGCGCGAGGACGGACGTGCCGAAGTGAGCGTTGCCGAAGGTGCGGTGATGTTCGATCCCGATCGCGCGGCCCTGCTGCTCCGCGCGGGGCAGCGGCTGCTCATCGCACATAGCGGCGCGGCGCCGGTCGTCACCCGCGTCGATCCCGCAACGGTGGCGGGGTGGAAGACGGGCCGGCTCGATTTCACCGCGACACCGCTGTCGGATATTGCACCCGACCTGTCGCGCGCGCTTGGCGCCCCGATCGCCGTCGATCCCGCCATCGCCGATCGCACCTTTACGGGCACGATCCTGATCGACGGCAAGGATAGGGCCGCTATAGAAAAGATCGCGATCCTGATGGGCGTTTCGGCCCGCAAGGTCGGCGAGGAGTGGCGACTGACCGCGAACTGATGGTGCAGCGTTACAGGCAATGGGCGGCGGCCAGCCTCGTGGCGGCTCTGGCCCCCGCGTCGGTCCATGCCGCCGAGACGCATCGCTTTGCCATCGCTGCCGGCCGGCTCGACCAGGCGATCCTCGACCTCGGGCGCCAGGGCGGCGTCAGCGTCGCGCTTGCCGATCCTGCGATGGGCGAGATCCGGGTGCGCCGCGTCGCCGGCACGATGGACGTCGAAACCGCGCTCGCGCGGCTGCTGCGCGGCACCGCGCTGGGCGTGACGATCATCGACGCGCGCAGCTTTCGCATTGTGCGCGTCCCCGTCCGGGCGCGCCCGGCACCGCCGCCGCGCCGCCCGGCGCCGCGCCCCGCGGCTCCGCGCCCGGCCGACTCCGCGCCGCCCGAAGAGATTATCGTCACGGCCAGCAAGCGCGACACCTCGCTCGCCGACTATCCCGCTGCGGTCACGGTGATGCGCCTCGATGACAGTTTCGCGGGCGCGCCCGGGCAGCATGGTTCGGACGTCATCGTGCGCCAGCTTCCGTCGGTCAATTCGACCAACCTCGGCCCCGGCCGCAACAAACTGTTCATTCGCGGCGTCGCCGATTCAAGCTTCACCGGCCCGACGCAGGCGACGGTTGGGCAATATTTCGGCTACGCGCGGCTCAACTATAACGCGCCCGATCCCGACATCGCGCTCTATGACATCGACAAGATCGAGGTGCTGGAAGGGCCGCAGGGGACGCTTTACGGCGCCGGATCGCTCGGCGGCATCATCCGCATCGATCCGGCAAAGCCCGATAGCGGCGGTTTCGCGGCGCGGATGCAAGCGGGCTATGCACTGACCCAGCACGGCGCCGACAGCCACGATGCGGCGGCGACGCTCAACCTGCCGCTGTTGACCGACCGTGCTGCGCTGCGTGTCGTCGGCTATCATCGCATCGATGGCGGCTATATCGACGACAGCGCCCGCGGGCTGAGCAACGTCAACCGCAGCCGCATCTTCGGCGGGCGCGCGGCGCTGCGTGTGACACCGGGCGACGGCTGGACGATCGATGCGGGCTGGGTGCGGCAGGACATCCAGACGCGCGACGGTCAATATTCGGAGGCCGGGCTGCCCGACCTGACGCGGCAGAGCCTGATCGCGCAGCCCTTCGACAATGATTATTCGCTGCTTTACGCGACGGTCGAAAGAAGCTGGGGTCCGCTGGTGCTGCGATCGACTGGTGCGATCGTGTCGCACGATCTGGCGAACCGCTTCGATGCGTCGGCGCTCGGCGGCGGGAACCCCTTGGCCTTTACGCAGGATATTGGGATCCGCCAGCACGCCAATGAAACCACGCTGTCGCGGCAGGGCGCGCACGGGCATGGCTGGATCGCGGGGATCGGCATCACCGACGGGAAGGACCGGACCCGGCGCGCGCTTGGCGACCCCGCCGCGCCCGCCCCGATTGCCGATATTCTGAACGAACGCAGCGAGGTGGCGCTGTTCGGCGAATGGACCTTCGGCCTCGCGCCGCGGCTCAGCGCCAGCCTCGGCGGCCGCTATGCCCATACGCGTTTTTCGGGCGAGTTGATCGATCCCGCCAACCCGAACCCGCCCGAACCGCGCCGCGCCGTCGACTATTTCGTACCCGCCGTGGCGCTGCGCTGGAAGCCGGGGGGCGGGTGGCTGATCTACGGGCGCTATCAGGAGGGATTCCGACCCGGCGGCTTGTCGGTGAGCAGCCCGGGAAGCGCGGTCGCCTTCCAGTCGGACACCATTGCGACGTTCGAACTCGGCGCGCGGCGGGGCGCGCCCGATCATGATCCGCTCAGCGTGGCGCTGTCGGGCTCATACGCGCGCTGGGAATCGATCCAGGCCGACCTCGTCGATGCGCAGGGTTTTCCCTACACGGACAATATCGGCAATGGTTCGATTCTCGGATTCAGCGCGTCTGCGACGTGGAACGCCACCCCGTCGCTGCGCCTCGACGGCAGCGCCTTTCTCAACCACAGCAGCCTGACCCAGGCCGCACCGGCCTATGCGCGGGCGGAGGACAATGATCTGCCCAATATCGCGCAGTGGGGCGCGCGGGTGGGCGCGCGCTGGGTGCAGAGCGTCGGCGCCGATGCCCGCCTGTCGATTGCCGCCGATGCGCGCTATGTCGGCAAATCCTATCTCGGCGTCGGCAATCTGCTCGACATCAGCCAGGGCCGCTATGTCGACACGGCTCTGAACCTGCGTCTCGAGCGCGGGCGTTTCGGCTTTGCGCTAGGTGTCACGAACCTGTTCAACGCCGATCGTAACCGCTTTTCCTATGGGAACCCCTTCACTGTGGTCGCCGGTCGGCAGGAAACGCCGCTGCGGCCCCGCACCGTCAGGATTGGCCTGGATGCAGCCTTTTGAACGGAGGTTCAGCCGCGCGCGGCGGCGGCGCCTTTGCGGGCGCGGTGCGGGTGCGAGGCGCCTTGTCCGCGTTGCGGCTGCCCCAGACGAGCAAGCGATAGACCATCGCCATCAAGGACATGTCAGTCATGCGGCCCTCCGATAAATCCTCGCGCAAATTCCTCGCCTCGATCCACGACGTCAGCCCGCGCTTCGCCGACGAGGTCGATCGCCTGCTCGATCAACTCGTCCGCCACCTTGGTGGGCCGAAGGTCGCGATGCTGGTCGTTCCCGACCATTGGGACAGCGCGCCGATCGCCGAAGACCGGGGCTTTCAGAGCCGCCTGCGCGGCTGGGCCGACGCGGGTGTTGAAATGTTTGTGCATGGCTGGGCGCATCGCGACGACAGCCGGCACAGCGGAGCGCTCGACGGCTTCCGCGCGCGCCACATGACGGCGGGCGAGGGCGAGTTCCTCGGCCTTGACCATGCCACCGCGCTGGCGCGGATGACGGCGGCCAAGAAACTGGTTGAGGACGTGACAGGGGTTGCCGCAACCGGTTTCATCGCGCCCGCGTGGCTCTACGGAGCTGGGGCTCTGTCCGCTTTGCCACAGGCCGGATTTACGATGGCCGAGGATCATATGAAGGTGTGGAATCCGCAAACCGGCGCGGTGCTCGCGCGCGGTCCGGTCATCACCTGGGCAAGCCGCAGCAGGGCGCGGATTGCCAGTTCCTTGTTGTTTTCTGCGCTCGCGCGGCATGCGCTGAAGCCGATGCGCGACGTGCGCGTCGCGGTGCATCCGGGCGATGCGCATGTGCCCAACCTTGTGACCAGCATCGACAAATGCTGTGCCGCGCTGCTCGCCGGACGCCGGGTCGCCCGCTATGGGGATCTCGCGGCCGATCATGCCGCCACCCGCGACGAACGCGCGGCGATCAGCGCGTCATAATGGCGGAGCAGGTCCGCGACATGGTCGCGGTCCGACCGGACGGCGATGGCGGCACGGCGCGCCGCCTGACGGACCGCCGCGCGATCGCGCGCGCAGAAGCGGGCGATGGCCTGCGTCGCTGCGGCGGCATCGCGTGCGGCATAGGTTTCCGCAAAATCCTGGCGAGCGATCTCGGCACAGCCGCCCTCGTCGGGGACGATCAACGGCAGGCCCGACGCCAGCGCTTCCGACGCCACCAGGCCGAAGGTTTCGCCTTCGCATCCGTGGATCAGCGCGTCGCAGCTCGCCATCAGCGTTGCCAGTTGCGGCCGGTCATAGATTGGCTGGAACATGCGGATATGCGGATTGCCGCCGACCTGCTTGCGCAGCGCGGCGCTCGCCGGTCCCTTGCCGATCAGGATCAGGCCGACGGGTTCGCGGGCGGCGGCCGCCTGCACCGCGTCGATCACCATGTCCCATCGCTTTTCGCCATGGTGCCGCCCGATGCCGACCAGCAGCGTGGCGCTTTCGGGAAGGTCGCATTGCGCCAGCAGGTCGGCGCGCAGGCTGGCGTCGCGCAGGGTCGGTGAAAAGGCGGCGCGATCGATGCCCAGCGCGACGCAATGCGCCGGACCGATGTGGCGGTCGCTCAGCCGCTTGCCCAGCGAATCGCCGCAGACCACCAGACTGTCGAACAGCGGCATCGCGCGGCGCAGATAACGATTGAACCATTCGAAGGCGGCGTCGATCTTTTCGCGCGAGGCGATCCGTCCGAACCAGCGCTGCGGATAGGATACGACCGGGTCGCTGTGCAGGAAAAAGACCTTCGCGGCGTCGCCGGCCCATTTTCCGACGATCCACGCGGGGCGCCAGGGCGAAGAGGCTTCGACGACATCGGGGTGCAACCGGTCGAGCCAGGCATGGATCGGCGCCGCATCCCAGAACATGCGATAATTGGCATCGAACGGCAGCGGCGGCGCCTTGACCCAGATGATCCGGCCGCCGGTCGCGCGCACTTCCTCGCGATCCTCGGCGCCGGGCGCGAGGACGATCAGTTCGTGGCCGGCTTCGGCAAGCAACTGCATCTTGCGGTCGACATAGGAGCGGATGCCGCCGCCGGTGGGGGAATAGAATTCGCAGACGTCGACGATCCGCATCACCTCAATCCTTCTTGACCGGCGAAAAGCCCAGGCCGTGGAAATAATTCATCATCACGTGCATTTCCGTGACACCGCTGCCCAGCGTCACCGCGGCCTTTGCCGATTTGGGTTTGCTCCACCCCAATTTGGGATTGCCGGGAAAGCCGACGCCGTCGGAGGAAAAGCTGAACTTGTGCTTGCCGTCGCGGTCGTGGATCATCGCGAAGCTGAAGCGGCCAGGCCGCGGCGCCCGGATGCACACCGCGACCGGACCGGCGGCGGGGGCCGCAAATTCGATGCGGCGGAAATCCTTGCCCGCTTTCTGAAGGACGAAATCATCCTCCAGAAAATCCTTGTCGTTGCTCGGGAACAGCTCGACCCGGATCCGTCCCTTGCGGTCCTTCAGCCCGTCGAGCCAGACGAGCAGCGCCGGCGTTGTCGAACCCGCGGCGCAGGCGGGCGCGTCGCCATAGACCGCGGCGCGTGCGGACGGCACCATTGCGGCTGAAGCCAGCATGGCGGCGGCGAGGGCAGGGAAGCGGAAGCGGGTCATGCGGCCGCTCCCTTGCGCAGCGGCAGCCAGGTCAGCGCAAAGACGATGACGTGGCAGAGCAGGGTCAGCGCGACTGTCAGAGCCACGAGCCGCGTCACCGCGGCGTCGTTGCCGACCAGAAAGACCGCCAGATTGGCAAAGACGATGTCCTTGTTGGGGACGAGCGGCAGGCGCGCGACGAGTTGGCGTCCCGTCACGAGCAGCATCCAGAGCGCGAGCGGCACGAGCGGCAGCGCAAGATGCCAGCACAGCGCGAGCAGCCCGGTGTAGGCGATGGTGCGGACGAGGTGGATCAGGAACACCCGGCGCAGTTCACTCGCAGGAAGCGAGAACAGGCGGCCGCGGAAGAGCAGGATGGCGAGCGACAGGGCGAGCATGACCCCTACCGACCCCAGGATCGGGCGGATATGCTCGGCGGGCAGCAGCGAATAGGCGAAGGGCGTGGCGATAGCGAGCAGTGCCAGCGTGAAGATGTTGCCGACGACCGCCGACAGGATGCTGACATCCTTGATCGCCGCGAAAGGCGCCGCGACCATGTTGAGCCGCGTCCGGGCCCAGGCGTAGAAATAGGCTTCCCCCGAATAGCCGAGCAAAATCTCGTTCGCGACCAGCTTGCGCAGGATCGGCACGATGCCCGACAGCGGCAGGCCCCACAGCCGCCGGAAAATCACCAGATCGGACAGCGGCTGCACCGCATAGATGGCAAGGAAGACCAGATAGAATAGCGGGTTGGTGGGCAGCGCCTCGTGCAGCGCGGCCAGTCCGCCGCCCAAAAGCTCGCGTATCAGTCCGGCGAGCAGCGCCAGGCTGAGCAGGCCGCTGACCAGCGCCGGCCAGCGGCTGCGGATTGGTGTCAGCGGCTCAAGTGCGGCGAGGGGAGGCGTCGGTGTGGGGGCTGTGGCAACCGTCAATCCGTTCACGCTTTTATCCCGTTAGTATCGTTTCCAGCGATTTTTCGCTTCTTCAGCTTCAGACGCCGC
It encodes:
- a CDS encoding exonuclease/endonuclease/phosphatase family protein, translating into MSQILSRRALRIAALAGAFAASCTATAAPSPASATPISVLTYNIHGLPWPLAWGRSDDFGQIAARLRAMRQAGIQPHIVVLQEAFTRSAQRIGAESGYRYVVDGPAAADRSSLPATDAGRRFAASASWFKGERSGKLLGSGLQLLSDYPILAVRRAPFPAYACAGYDCLANKGILMALVAVPGAATPVVVTTAHFNSRGASGGFG
- a CDS encoding RNA polymerase sigma factor — encoded protein: MIADGLDGAFLAHRAALERFVRARCGDASDAEDILQDLWIKIGGIAAVPDDPLSYLYRVADNLVIDRRRSAQRRERRDDAWSALATGDAGEASPAPSAERTAIAKSELARVAALFDELGEPTTGIFRSYRIDGTPQRDIAAHFGLSLSAVEKHLQKAYKAVLQLRDKLDAEND
- a CDS encoding DUF2141 domain-containing protein, translated to MTRFRFPALAAAMLASAAMVPSARAAVYGDAPACAAGSTTPALLVWLDGLKDRKGRIRVELFPSNDKDFLEDDFVLQKAGKDFRRIEFAAPAAGPVAVCIRAPRPGRFSFAMIHDRDGKHKFSFSSDGVGFPGNPKLGWSKPKSAKAAVTLGSGVTEMHVMMNYFHGLGFSPVKKD
- a CDS encoding DUF2334 domain-containing protein: MRPSDKSSRKFLASIHDVSPRFADEVDRLLDQLVRHLGGPKVAMLVVPDHWDSAPIAEDRGFQSRLRGWADAGVEMFVHGWAHRDDSRHSGALDGFRARHMTAGEGEFLGLDHATALARMTAAKKLVEDVTGVAATGFIAPAWLYGAGALSALPQAGFTMAEDHMKVWNPQTGAVLARGPVITWASRSRARIASSLLFSALARHALKPMRDVRVAVHPGDAHVPNLVTSIDKCCAALLAGRRVARYGDLAADHAATRDERAAISAS
- a CDS encoding TonB-dependent receptor, whose translation is MATDRELMVQRYRQWAAASLVAALAPASVHAAETHRFAIAAGRLDQAILDLGRQGGVSVALADPAMGEIRVRRVAGTMDVETALARLLRGTALGVTIIDARSFRIVRVPVRARPAPPPRRPAPRPAAPRPADSAPPEEIIVTASKRDTSLADYPAAVTVMRLDDSFAGAPGQHGSDVIVRQLPSVNSTNLGPGRNKLFIRGVADSSFTGPTQATVGQYFGYARLNYNAPDPDIALYDIDKIEVLEGPQGTLYGAGSLGGIIRIDPAKPDSGGFAARMQAGYALTQHGADSHDAAATLNLPLLTDRAALRVVGYHRIDGGYIDDSARGLSNVNRSRIFGGRAALRVTPGDGWTIDAGWVRQDIQTRDGQYSEAGLPDLTRQSLIAQPFDNDYSLLYATVERSWGPLVLRSTGAIVSHDLANRFDASALGGGNPLAFTQDIGIRQHANETTLSRQGAHGHGWIAGIGITDGKDRTRRALGDPAAPAPIADILNERSEVALFGEWTFGLAPRLSASLGGRYAHTRFSGELIDPANPNPPEPRRAVDYFVPAVALRWKPGGGWLIYGRYQEGFRPGGLSVSSPGSAVAFQSDTIATFELGARRGAPDHDPLSVALSGSYARWESIQADLVDAQGFPYTDNIGNGSILGFSASATWNATPSLRLDGSAFLNHSSLTQAAPAYARAEDNDLPNIAQWGARVGARWVQSVGADARLSIAADARYVGKSYLGVGNLLDISQGRYVDTALNLRLERGRFGFALGVTNLFNADRNRFSYGNPFTVVAGRQETPLRPRTVRIGLDAAF
- a CDS encoding glycosyltransferase; the protein is MRIVDVCEFYSPTGGGIRSYVDRKMQLLAEAGHELIVLAPGAEDREEVRATGGRIIWVKAPPLPFDANYRMFWDAAPIHAWLDRLHPDVVEASSPWRPAWIVGKWAGDAAKVFFLHSDPVVSYPQRWFGRIASREKIDAAFEWFNRYLRRAMPLFDSLVVCGDSLGKRLSDRHIGPAHCVALGIDRAAFSPTLRDASLRADLLAQCDLPESATLLVGIGRHHGEKRWDMVIDAVQAAAAREPVGLILIGKGPASAALRKQVGGNPHIRMFQPIYDRPQLATLMASCDALIHGCEGETFGLVASEALASGLPLIVPDEGGCAEIARQDFAETYAARDAAAATQAIARFCARDRAAVRQAARRAAIAVRSDRDHVADLLRHYDALIAARSSRVAA
- a CDS encoding class I adenylate-forming enzyme family protein, which encodes MRVTSDVMIEPLVALDPAWPKMSMADATAVLTAPGARFEMETVTIRGVPTRVWKNAPNDLGVLLDLSRTHGARLFSILDDDRVSFEANWRATAALAHALQEMGVGKGDRVAFAMRNLPEWPMVFFAITTIGAIAVPLNAWWTGAELAYGIRDSGAKVVIVDGQRLERLRDHREELGGVSRWIVARGGAEGDTTAIEDIVGAPASWAALPDIARPVVAIDPDDEATIFYTSGTTGNPKGALGTHRNLMSNILSGGFSAARSFLRRGEAIPDPQPRTTLTVIPMFHVTACSASLMGSMAAGNTTIFMRKWDVVQAMEIIAREKVNVTGGVPTIAWQLIEHPDRANYDLSSIEAIAYGGAPSAPELVKRIYEEFGALPGNGWGMTETMATVTSHSSEDYLNRPTSAGPAVAVADLEIRDDDGVTVLPTGTVGELWARGPMIVKGYWNKPEATAETFVDGWVRTGDLARLDDEGFVYIVDRAKDMVLRGGENIYSSEVENALYEHPAVTDCAIIGIPHRTLGEEPAAVVHLAPGMTASESELQDWVRARLAAFKVPVAVHFVADTLPRNANGKILKKDLKALFADRAS
- a CDS encoding FecR family protein produces the protein MANGAAEKEAVGWFVRQRDPAHADWPAFTAWLEADPAHAAAYDRVAIADAAMTEALAARPLAADRPDAAPANDNAPGFFRRSGAVAAALLVAVSAWPVYRVAVPTYAVETALGEQRSVTLDDGTVIDLNGGTRVTLDRRNPRIATLESGEAVFRVTHDPTDPFTVVSGDMRLRDIGTVFNVAREDGRAEVSVAEGAVMFDPDRAALLLRAGQRLLIAHSGAAPVVTRVDPATVAGWKTGRLDFTATPLSDIAPDLSRALGAPIAVDPAIADRTFTGTILIDGKDRAAIEKIAILMGVSARKVGEEWRLTAN